TGGCTTTAAAACGCTGACTCCAGTATCTTCGCCAACTACTTCGATTTGAACAATCCAACCAGGATTTATTTCGTCCGCCATAATATCTATATTATTAAGCAGCTCATTGGTTACTGTTTCAATAAGTTCATTCTTTGATTCTATGTATTCTCTACCCCTTAAATCGCACCTCACTACAAATGAATCATCTGAATTCATCTTTTCTCTTGCAATTAGCAGTGCTCTCTCCCAAATAGAATCCATTCTCGTTTTAACAACTGCATCAATTGGAACAACCTTAGATACTACTGTTGTTGGAGCTTCACTTAATATTGCTACTGCTTCTTCAGGATCCATAGTCAATTCCACCAAAACAACATTTGGGTACTGTGATTCTTTAATATAAAGAACGGGCTCGTAGCTTGAAAGTGCTAGTTCTAGTTCTTCTATTCCCACTAATTCTTCACCTGCATGTGCATCTTTATGGCCTTGAAGAGTTACCAGAAGATTAAAGCCGTCTATTGGCTTGATACGTCCACCTCCTAAAAGAAAACTATTACTATTATATGTAATTATTAATATATTAAAATTATGGATAATCATGGAATAAGAACTTTTAAGCCCATATTTGGAGCAATTTTAATTATTATATCCTAAAAATAATTATTAATTCATTAAATCAATTTTTGCTCAAATATAAACTACATTATTGTTAATTAGTTTCATAAAGCACCTACAAAATACAAATAATTAATAAAAACTTAATTAAACACCTTTTTTACATATCTAATTGATATTTATCCATAGTATCCATTTTAAAAACAAAATATTTAACTTCGAGTAGATCTTCCCATCTATGAACTATTACTATATATATAATTAGTAATATAGTGAAACTATGAATGACAGAGGAGTAATGACTGTTGACCTGATATTTGCAACACTCTTAATTATTATTGTAGCTGGAAGCATAGTAACCGTTGTATCAAACCGCATGGATACCACTTCACAAACTGAAGAACTATCCAAAGCAAGGATGACTGCAGATAATGTTGCAGAAGCAATTAACAAGGTTTATTCCAGCGGAACAGGTCATTCAGCCAACATCAGTTTGCCAAATGACATTAAAGGTGAAAAATATTATATAAACGTTAATTCATCAGGTGTTTATGTTACAGTAGGTGGAATGACAGGCAAATCATATATCATCCCCAAAAAAGTTTCAAATTCTTATTTAATGGATGAATCACAAATCACCATGTACTGCGGCTCAACATATATTATCAAAAATGTAAATGGCTCTGAAGGGTACAACTGGATAATAATTACAGGATCTTAATTTAAGACAAACTATTATATATGTATTAATAATAAATCAGATTTTATGGAAATTAAAGGCCAAGCATCCCTTGAACTTATCCTGATAATTGGATTTATCCTGATATTAATTTTAGGAATTGCTTCATTTCTAGGAACTGACAATGAATTGAATCAGGTCATGTCTGCAGCAAGAAGTGGGGCAATAGAAGGGGCAAATACAGACAGTTTTGCGATTTACCCCGAAGAAACATTTAAAAATTACACCATAGAACATAAGCGGCTTTTGAGTCCAAGTAGCGTGAAAATAATAAAAATAGACTACACAAACCATGGATTTGATGAAAAATATAACAAAACAAAAATACAGCTTAGAATCTCTGCATCAGCACCTTCTGTTACAGATATCAGCGATAGAAACGTTTTAGGAGACCGTGTGAATTTTTACGTGCGCAAAAGTATATGTGGATCATTTAGCACGTCTAATCAAACTAATGACCTGTTTAATCCTGCTTTTTCAAATAGATACGTAATTACAACTACCGATGTTATATGGATATGATTTAGCAGGTATTTAACTTAAATAATCATCGAATTAAGCGTGTATGCTAAAATTATCCCAATAGCTCCAAAAATTATCCCAATAAACCATACAATTGCAACTACATTCTTTTCAGGCATCGGCCTCCTTAAAACAGATCGTATAAGGGAATTAAAACCGCCGTCAGGAGCTACCAGTTTTCCATCATCGCCTACTTCAGTTGGAGCATGGTGATGTCTTTCAACAACTCCCGCACTGTAAAATTTGAGTGCTGCATCAATTATATTTGGGAGAAGTACAATAAGGGCTATGATTTTTACACGTCCTATAAACGCCACAAGTACAATACATGCACCTATAATAAGGGTCCCCACGTCTCCTGGAAAAACACGTGAAGGGTGCCTGTTATAGAATAAAAATGCAAGAAGAGCCCCTAACATAGCCATAGTTATTATAGCAACGTTATATTTGCCCATTATAATAACAGAAATGGTAAGAGAGATCATTGCTATTGCACCAAGCCCGGATTCAACTCCATTTAGTCCGGCCAGCATATTTGTTAAATTAGCACCAATAGAAACTGCTATAGGCATAGATAACATGTAAATGATTCCCACGTTAGGAGGGGCAATCCACATGATCGGTAGTCCGGCAAGCCAGAGTAAAATCAATTTTTCTTTGGATGATAAAACTACAAGGTCATCAACCATGCCTACAAGACCTACCAAAAGAATTACAATTAATGTTATTAAAAATTGATAATGATAAGCCGGATATAGCCAAATTCCAACAAACATTGCAATTACAAAACCAAATAAGATACCAATACCACCCATCTCTGCCACAATAGGCTTCGCAGGTTTATGAATATCCTTACCAACTATTTCTGCATCTTTTAATTTGTTTATCAATCTAGGCATAGTTAAAAAAGTTATTAAGAATGCAACTAAGCCGCAAATACCTGAAATTAATAGTAACATCTGATAATCGCCAAAAAACATATTTGCCATTGAACCACCGTGTTTTATATCACTTGTTTTTTCTGAAAGTATAAATTAAGTTTATTTATGTCAATAATCCATCGCCATATGACAGTACACTGTTCTAAGAGAAATACTTAGCTTTTCAGATATATCCTCTTTAAGACCATCACATAATCTATCCATCACCGTAAGACAGTACACTATTTTAAGATAGTATTCTTTTAAATATAATCCTTTAAAAAACATTCAAACGTAATTTATTATCTTTTTATAAGACAGTATATTGTTCTAATAAATATCAACTTCTCAAATATAATCATTTGAAAAACATTCACCACATGATTATCTTTTTATAAGACAGTATACTGTTCTAAGAGGAATACTTAGCTTTTCAGATATATCCTTTGCTCTAAGACCTTCATCACGTAACTTTTTAATTTCCTCTTCCGTCTCTTTAGAATATTTTGGTTTTCTACCTCTTTTTAGTTTAGTACCTTTGAGATAGTAAACTGTTTTTAAAGGAATTTCAAGCTCATCAGATATATCTTTTGGGCTAACACCTTCATCAATCATTTTTTGAACGAGTTCAGCTTCATTGCTACCATATTTCTTGGGCCTACCCCTTTTGATAACTGGTTCAACTTCAATTCCCAGTTCAGAAAGTGCATCTAAATATTTTTTTGAGGTTCTAGGGTATAAGCTGCTTGGAACTTTAATCTTTTTAAGATTGGGATATCTATCCAGAAGCTCCATGATCACCTGTGAAGATAATGCTCTTTTTACATAAATTTCATTATTTTCATCTTCACCCAAACTACCACCGTATGTTATAATTTTCTAAATACTTAAGTTAAAATTTACTGATTAAAAATTCATAAATTTTCCACAGTCACTTTTTAATCATTTCCAGGAACTTTTGAGCACGTTTAGATGTAGGCTTTCCAAATGTCTCAATTTTTTCTTTTTCTGCTTTTACATTCTCCGGATCAACTGAAAAAATATCAGATGCAACTTCAATAGATAATTTTCCTGTAATATTTAGAATTGCAGCCCCAACTGCAGGCGGATTTGACTTAACATGGAGACCCTTTATTTTATTTTCGATCTCAAATTTTTTTGCTATTACTTCTTTCATGTCTTCCATATACTCAATTTTTTCATCGGTATATTCCTTCAAAATCCCCACTACCTGCTTATCAAAATCTACAAATGCTTTCAACTGGTTAGTATCCAGATTTGGGCGAAGGTTTGGGAATGGTCCCGAGTATTTATTCCTTCTATCGTAAGAAGTGGTTAAATAATATCTAACAATATCCCATAAAATAAAAACTCTTGGTACTTCAACAAAAAGCTTTCTTTTAATTTTGTTTCTTGTTTGAAGATCACGCTCAAGCTGTCTATTTATAATATCGTTATCATCCATGAGGTTGTTTTCTTTAAGAATTTCATTTAATTTTTCATTCTTTATATCTTCTTCATCTTCAATATCTGAGGTTATTGAACCTGCAACATCTGATGCCGCTTTAAGAGCATTATCATAAATTTCAACATTATTTCTATTTTTTAAAAATTTATCCATAACATTATCCATAATTTCATCCACTATTTCCTTTGCAAATTTTACATATGCAATTGAAAGAGCGGTTTGAACCTGTTTATCATTTATAATAGCTGGTTTTTTTCTGTGAAATTGCAGAAATTCGATACGTGCATTACGGCCGTATTTCTTTCGAATTTCCCTTTCATAGTTCATTTCATCGTCCATATCCATATTGACTCTTTTTCTAATCCACCTGCCGTCTTCCAGTACTTTAACCACCAAAGAAACAGTTTTAACTATCCCTCTTTTTTCATGTTTCAGGACTCTAACGATGCTGCGAAATGCTTCCCTTCCCATAGGTGATAAATCAGACATCCTCACCATATATTCCCCTGATAAAGGCAAATACTTAAGTGTACCTAACCTGTAAACACCCTGGTCATTTTTTTCTAATATCAGATCTTTAGCTCCACAGCTGCATGTTCCAGATTCCACAAATTCAATTTCATGCCGTTTAAACTTCTTTTTACATGCACTGCATGTTATAGTTGCAAGTTCTTCAAGATGCCCGATTACAATTTTATGAGACGCAATAGACGATTTAACTCTATCTAATATATTTTTCTTGGCAGCAGCTTTCATTCTGAAGTATTGAGTCTGCCTTGAAACATCATGTATTTCTTCAGCTTTTAATTCAGTAATTGAGGAACGAGAAGATCTAATTAAAGACCTGTAGGGGGCTTTATAACCCTTGATCTCCATGGTATCTCTAAGTTCATACAGCTCGTCTAAATTTTCCTTTAAGTAATGATAAACTGTAATAAAGCTTTCGAAATCCCTAAGTTCTTCTACTTGTATCCTTTGACGTTTTATTTTATCAAGAAATTTCTCAGCCCGTGCAATTAAAACAGATTCATTCATTTCGTTCCCAAACTATACTTTTATAAAAAATAGCACTCGAAAGTCGTTTTTTCGAGGGCCTGAGCATACAAAATTCGTAGAATTTTGCAAGCTCTCGAAATCTTTGATTTCTGGCGTACAAAATTCGTAGAATTTTGCAAGCTCTCGAAATCTTTGATTTCAGGCGTACAAAATTGTAAATTTTGCAAGCTGTCCAAAATCGTGATTTTGGAACATACAAAATTGTAAATTTTGTAAGGTTTATTTTATTTTCTCACCAACGTGGGCATCTGCACTTAAAACGCTTAAACTATCAGAAGTTGCAAGTATCATACCTTCAGATTTTATTCCGAATAATTTCGCTGGTTTTAAATTAACCAACACAACAACTTTCTGGCCTTTTATCTCTTCTGGAGCGTATTTTTTAGCAAGACCTGCGACAACCTGTATTTTTTTCTCACCAGTGTCGACTATTAATTTTAATAAGTTTTCAGAGCCTTCAACACGTTCTGCTCCAATTATTTCAGAAATTCTTAAATCCATTTTTGCAAAATCATCTATACTTATAATATCTTTCATAGTTTCAGTTTCCTCTAAATTATCATAAAGTGTTTCTTTTTCTTTTTTAATTATGTTATCATCAATTTTAGAAAATAATGGTTTTGGTTTACCAATTTTATGGCCTGCTGGAACAAATTCACCTGCAGTTTTCCAGCTGGTTGTTTCTTCTACATCTAAATTCATAATTTCCATTATTTTAGAAGCTCTGACTGGTATATAAGGAGCTAAAATAACAGAAAGAACTTTTGCAAGCTGGTTACACAGGTAAATACAATTTGCTGCCCCTTCAGGATTTTCTTTTACAGCTTTCCACGGTTCCTTGTCATTGAAATATTTGTTACCGAACTTTGCAAGTCTAATTATTTCAATAAGACCTTCTCTGAATTTAAAATGCTCAATATTTTCTGAGACTATATCGGGAATGCTCAATATCCTGTTTTTAAATTCTTCATCGTACTCGTCAAATTCCGACGGCTCCGGTATACTCCCGTCAAAGAACCTGTTTGTAAATGTGAAAGTTCGGTGCATGAAATTTCCAAGCACGTCTGCAAGTTCATCGTTTACACGGCGCTGGAAGTCATCCCATGAAAAATCAGTATCGCGGCCAAGGGGCGCATTTACAGTTAAGTAATATCTTACAATATCTGAATCAAATTTTTCAAGGAACTGCGATGCCCATATAACCCAGTTTTTGCTTGTTGACATCTTTCGGCCTTCAAGTGAAAGATATGCCCCTGCAACAACATTATCCGGTAGTTTACATCCATAGCCCATAAGTAATGCAGGCCAGAATATAGAGTGATGGTATATGATATCTTTTCCTATAAAGTGAATTGCTTTATCGTTCCAGTAATCTTCCCATGGTTTATTTTCTCTCCGGCTCCACTGTGCAGCAGACGATATGTATCCAAGGAAAGCTTCACCCCACACATAAATTATTTTGCCTTCAGCATCTTCAAGTGGGACGGGAATTCCCCATTCCATATCTCTTGTAAGTATCCAATCTTTTAAACCTTCTTTTATCCACTGAATGGCATAATTTTTAACATTTGGAGGTAATTCATCATTTCCTTCTATCCATTCCCCTAAATCATCCTGGAAGTGACTTAATTTAAAGAAGTACTGTTTTGACTCCTTAATTTCAGGAGTAGAACTACATATAAGGCATGTTGGTTCTTCAAGCTGAATTGGGTCCAAATGCCTCCCACATGTTTCACAGTGGTCTCCCCTTGCCCCTTCCCCTTTACAGTGGGGACAAATTCCCTCTACATACCTGTCAGGTAAAAACCTTTTACATGTGTTACAGTAAGGCTGTTTAATGACCTGTTCATAAATATAACCCTTTTCGTAAAGTTTTAAGAAAAAATTCTGTGAAATTTCGTAATGAAGGGGATCAGTGGTCCTTGAAAAGTTATCAAAAGAAATATTGCATAGCTCAAGGTCACGCTTTATCATTTTATGAAACTTATCTGCAATTTCTTTAGGAGATTTTCCTATTTGCTCTGCCCTAACTGCAATAGGCGTTCCATGTTCGTCGCTTGCACAAACAAACAGGACATCAACATCATTCATCCGATTATAACGTGCGTAGATATCTGCTGGAATATATGTCGATCTCAAATGTCCTAAATGGCAGGGCCCATTTGCATAGGGCAGCGCGCTGGTAATAAATACTTTACTCAAATTTGTTCCTCCTTTATTAAAATGAACAACAAAGCCTTTAGACCTTGAAATTCATGATTTAAATTATAATAAGATATAAAAGCCCTTAAAAGCTGAAATAATAATCAATATGTTTTATATAAAATTTCTAAATTTAAATATATATTATTTTTCTATTTTCCTATTAATTTAAAATATAAAAGTCACCTATCTTTTTTTAAGTGGAACCCTTTAAAATATTTATTTACATCACGTGTCATATTTATGTATTCTTATATGATGGTACTCCTTTTGTGAAATTTATACTACATAGAGGTAGCTATACAGTAACTATTTATAATGAAGAGAATCAGAAAGCATTAATCGTATGATACCAATGTCCTTTATAAATCCTTTATCTGATGAAGGAAAACAAATAGTCAGGGAAGACGGAGGGGATTTAGACAGGATATTTGACGAAAATGATGATATTATAGATGCAGTTAATTCAATTACAGCTCAAGAAATATCAGATGATGCTTATATACCCAAAAGCTATGTTGATCTGGTGATTAAAAGAGTAGAATGGTACGTTGACAAAAAAAGCGATCCCAAATATAATCACAAAAAATATGCTTTCTTATTTTATCCAGAAATAGCAAAATTCGACGTAATTGCATTTTATATCCTTTGTCAGGCCATTGGGATTAAATATGGCCCTAATTCCAGAGAAAGTCGCGCAGTATCAGAACTGCAGGGACAGATCATTGAAAACAGGCTTGAAGAACTTTATGAAAGGGACCGGTTAGAAATTGTAGATAAAATAATGAACATCCTCATTGTTCAAGATAGAATTAAATGGACATCACTTGCTGATCTTTTAAGTTCAAAGAAAATTAACCTTCAAGATTTAGTTTTAAAAGATGGAAACGTTATACTGGACCGGGAAGATTTCATGGAATACTTTAAGGATGTTGTAAAACTCCAACAGCCCGAAAGAATGTACAACGTGTTCATTGGAAACAGGATTAAGGAACTCATCATGATCAAGATGATCATGCAGAACACTGAAAACTACATAAAAAACGTGCATGAAATTGCAGGGCGTGAAGTAGAACCCAATGCTACACTTTTAAAGATTGCAGAAGAAGTAGCTGATGCCTTATCAAAAGAAATAAGATATTATGGAGGTGGAGATAGCGGGGGAGAAGTTAAAGCTTCGCCGTTAAATATTGAAAAGTTCCCGCCGTGTATTAGAAAATCTTTAGATGGGATCAAGTCAGGTGGGAGAAATGAAGTCATTGTCCTGTTTTTAACGCCTTTTTTATCTTATGCCCGATTATATCCTTCAGTTTTCAGCAGGAACACAACTTTAAAGGTATCTGATGTTGATGCAGACCTCAAAATCACACAAAATGAAATCCTGCCAATGATCTACGACGCTGCAGACAGGTGCAGCCCTCCCCTTTTCGATGACCAGCCTCAAGAAAAGATCAACATCAATGCAAAACTTGGCTTTGGAATGAATGATAACCTGAACCTCCAGCATGAAGGAGAAACAACGTGGTACACTCCAATGAGCTGTGAAAAGGTTAAATTGAACATGCCTAACTTGTGCAGACCAGATAAGACATGTAAAGGCATAACCAACCCCCTCTCTTATTACAACAGAAAAATGAGGGAGAAATGAAATTGAATATACTAATTTGAGCAGGCCACGATAAATCTAACAAAATGATAAAAACATAGCTGAATTAAATAATTAAAAAAGGGTAAACTCATGGAATTTTTTAAACAGGCCACTCCCGAAGAGCGCAAGATCTATTACAGAGAAGAATGGGATGTTAATCAGGTCCCTAATTTCATATTGGGCCAGCTTGAAAATCGTGAATTTGGGTTTGACCACTTTGGAAGAGGTCCCAACGACAGGTACAAAACTTTTAATTCCCCTGAATATCTTAAACGATTTATGAGATCTAAAACTCCCTTTGCAGCCTACTGTTCAGTTGCATTTTATGAAAAACCACGGAAAAGAGAGGGATGGATGCATGCTGAACTTGTTTTTGACGTCGACGCTAAAGACATCCCCATCAGGACATGCAACTGTGATAATGTTTGTGAAATATGTTTAAATGAAGCTAAAGAAATTGTAGGAAACATTATAGACAC
The Methanobacterium bryantii genome window above contains:
- the metG gene encoding methionine--tRNA ligase encodes the protein MSKVFITSALPYANGPCHLGHLRSTYIPADIYARYNRMNDVDVLFVCASDEHGTPIAVRAEQIGKSPKEIADKFHKMIKRDLELCNISFDNFSRTTDPLHYEISQNFFLKLYEKGYIYEQVIKQPYCNTCKRFLPDRYVEGICPHCKGEGARGDHCETCGRHLDPIQLEEPTCLICSSTPEIKESKQYFFKLSHFQDDLGEWIEGNDELPPNVKNYAIQWIKEGLKDWILTRDMEWGIPVPLEDAEGKIIYVWGEAFLGYISSAAQWSRRENKPWEDYWNDKAIHFIGKDIIYHHSIFWPALLMGYGCKLPDNVVAGAYLSLEGRKMSTSKNWVIWASQFLEKFDSDIVRYYLTVNAPLGRDTDFSWDDFQRRVNDELADVLGNFMHRTFTFTNRFFDGSIPEPSEFDEYDEEFKNRILSIPDIVSENIEHFKFREGLIEIIRLAKFGNKYFNDKEPWKAVKENPEGAANCIYLCNQLAKVLSVILAPYIPVRASKIMEIMNLDVEETTSWKTAGEFVPAGHKIGKPKPLFSKIDDNIIKKEKETLYDNLEETETMKDIISIDDFAKMDLRISEIIGAERVEGSENLLKLIVDTGEKKIQVVAGLAKKYAPEEIKGQKVVVLVNLKPAKLFGIKSEGMILATSDSLSVLSADAHVGEKIK
- a CDS encoding DUF530 domain-containing protein, whose product is MNESVLIARAEKFLDKIKRQRIQVEELRDFESFITVYHYLKENLDELYELRDTMEIKGYKAPYRSLIRSSRSSITELKAEEIHDVSRQTQYFRMKAAAKKNILDRVKSSIASHKIVIGHLEELATITCSACKKKFKRHEIEFVESGTCSCGAKDLILEKNDQGVYRLGTLKYLPLSGEYMVRMSDLSPMGREAFRSIVRVLKHEKRGIVKTVSLVVKVLEDGRWIRKRVNMDMDDEMNYEREIRKKYGRNARIEFLQFHRKKPAIINDKQVQTALSIAYVKFAKEIVDEIMDNVMDKFLKNRNNVEIYDNALKAASDVAGSITSDIEDEEDIKNEKLNEILKENNLMDDNDIINRQLERDLQTRNKIKRKLFVEVPRVFILWDIVRYYLTTSYDRRNKYSGPFPNLRPNLDTNQLKAFVDFDKQVVGILKEYTDEKIEYMEDMKEVIAKKFEIENKIKGLHVKSNPPAVGAAILNITGKLSIEVASDIFSVDPENVKAEKEKIETFGKPTSKRAQKFLEMIKK
- a CDS encoding helix-turn-helix domain-containing protein, with the protein product MGEDENNEIYVKRALSSQVIMELLDRYPNLKKIKVPSSLYPRTSKKYLDALSELGIEVEPVIKRGRPKKYGSNEAELVQKMIDEGVSPKDISDELEIPLKTVYYLKGTKLKRGRKPKYSKETEEEIKKLRDEGLRAKDISEKLSIPLRTVYCLIKR
- a CDS encoding MraY family glycosyltransferase gives rise to the protein MANMFFGDYQMLLLISGICGLVAFLITFLTMPRLINKLKDAEIVGKDIHKPAKPIVAEMGGIGILFGFVIAMFVGIWLYPAYHYQFLITLIVILLVGLVGMVDDLVVLSSKEKLILLWLAGLPIMWIAPPNVGIIYMLSMPIAVSIGANLTNMLAGLNGVESGLGAIAMISLTISVIIMGKYNVAIITMAMLGALLAFLFYNRHPSRVFPGDVGTLIIGACIVLVAFIGRVKIIALIVLLPNIIDAALKFYSAGVVERHHHAPTEVGDDGKLVAPDGGFNSLIRSVLRRPMPEKNVVAIVWFIGIIFGAIGIILAYTLNSMII
- a CDS encoding helix-turn-helix domain-containing protein: MFFKGLYLKEYYLKIVYCLTVMDRLCDGLKEDISEKLSISLRTVYCHMAMDY
- a CDS encoding DNA primase — encoded protein: MSFINPLSDEGKQIVREDGGDLDRIFDENDDIIDAVNSITAQEISDDAYIPKSYVDLVIKRVEWYVDKKSDPKYNHKKYAFLFYPEIAKFDVIAFYILCQAIGIKYGPNSRESRAVSELQGQIIENRLEELYERDRLEIVDKIMNILIVQDRIKWTSLADLLSSKKINLQDLVLKDGNVILDREDFMEYFKDVVKLQQPERMYNVFIGNRIKELIMIKMIMQNTENYIKNVHEIAGREVEPNATLLKIAEEVADALSKEIRYYGGGDSGGEVKASPLNIEKFPPCIRKSLDGIKSGGRNEVIVLFLTPFLSYARLYPSVFSRNTTLKVSDVDADLKITQNEILPMIYDAADRCSPPLFDDQPQEKININAKLGFGMNDNLNLQHEGETTWYTPMSCEKVKLNMPNLCRPDKTCKGITNPLSYYNRKMREK
- a CDS encoding THUMP domain-containing protein; translated protein: MIIHNFNILIITYNSNSFLLGGGRIKPIDGFNLLVTLQGHKDAHAGEELVGIEELELALSSYEPVLYIKESQYPNVVLVELTMDPEEAVAILSEAPTTVVSKVVPIDAVVKTRMDSIWERALLIAREKMNSDDSFVVRCDLRGREYIESKNELIETVTNELLNNIDIMADEINPGWIVQIEVVGEDTGVSVLKPHQILKKI